The proteins below are encoded in one region of Hordeum vulgare subsp. vulgare chromosome 3H, MorexV3_pseudomolecules_assembly, whole genome shotgun sequence:
- the LOC123441598 gene encoding tetraspanin-4-like encodes MHTVRWRRQIKASKLLVRSAPTTDGFVRGLCGSGAVLGRAVVTAKTTRASVVLGGTLSLSLIQILHPPPSPLAAASHHGSPIQILCWGGGIWLASRVNTTDCIRFLQWPIINITLAVMVVSLMGFTGVCYRQTWLLCIYLFAMFFVVVALLFFIVFAFAVTDRGEGQVVMYRRFLEYELSDYNGWLRGRVADLDYWATISACLRDGHACRSMRRPARDPNTGMLVPEPAIMFYGCDLSPIQVPSPSQDSLPSSYLAHHFHAILG; translated from the exons ATGCACACGGTTAGGTGGCGACGCCAAATAAAGGCGTCGAAGTTGCTTGTCCGGTCAGCTCCGACGACCGATGGATTTGTGCGGGGGCTCTGTGGATCAGGTGCAGTGCTGGGCAGGGCTGTGGTGACGGCGAAGACAACCAGAGCGTCGGTGGTGCTTGGAG GAACCCTATCCCTCTCCCTGATCCAGATCCTccacccacctccctctcccctcgccgcggCCTCCCACCACGGCTCCCCGATCCAAATCCTTTGTTGGGGGGGGGGCATCTGGCTGGCGTCGCGGGTGAACACCACCGACTGCATCCGCTTCCTGCAGTGGCCAATCATCAACATCACGCTCGCCGTCATGGTCGTCTCCCTCATGGGCTTCACCGGCGTCTGCTACCGCCAGACCTGGCTACTATGCATCTACCTCTTTGCCATGTTCTTCGTCGTTGtcgccctcctcttcttcatcgtctTCGCCTTCGCTGTCACCGACCGCGGGGAGGGCCAGGTGGTCATGTATCGCCGCTTCCTCGAGTACGAGCTCTCCGACTACAATGGATGGCTCCGCGGCCGCGTCGCCGACCTTGACTACTGGGCCACCATCAGCGCATGCCTCCGCGACGGCCATGCCTGCCGCTCCATGCGCCGCCCCGCCCGCGACCCCAACACCGGCATGCTCGTCCCCGAGCCCGCCATCATGTTCTACGGCTGCGACCTCTCCCCGATTCAGGTCCCTTCTCCCTCCCAAGATTCACTTCCATCATCTTACCTCGCGCACCATTTCCATGCGATTCTTGGCTAA